In one Desulfoferula mesophila genomic region, the following are encoded:
- a CDS encoding sigma 54-interacting transcriptional regulator codes for MCLHDGKGRAVGVFVHHNLAEAVAAGAAMHAPARNWAGPVGEFHGLTQENAASKDPTPGLAAWPMERLLFDVLNSIYNPVLAVDSAGTIIFCNPAMAAVANTTVEYLTGQRVENYVANTRLPRIIITGQRETVRQIVIGGRTYISNRTPIKDGERVIGALAILQDISELAAIADKMERTKDLTNELNAIIESSFDGIYVTDGQGRTLRVNKAYERITGLRREELLDRNMHDLVEEGFYNESVTLRVLETQRAESLMQTIRTGKTVMVTGTPICDTPGKVSLVVTSVRDVTELYNLQVKLEREEKLRTKYESELELLRRNTEEENDIVVQSGRMREVYELALRLANVDTTVLVQGESGVGKEVFADIIHRNSQRCDGPLVKISCAAIPAQLLESELFGYQAAAFTGASKQGKVGIFEAAKGGTIFLDEIGELPLGLQAKLLRVLQAKEVIRVGSSVAMPVDVRIVAATNRDLQDMVRRGRYRQDLFFRLNVVPVVIPPLRRRKDGIPKLVYHFLDQFNRRYGFSKQVDPKVLQALYDYDWPGNVRELMNTIERMVVTTQGEVIGWADMPDYLKKAAEEPSKDPEVLEGSLKATLEALEKQILTSALRIHKSTYKAAQALGVNQSTIVRKMKRLGIRLKAK; via the coding sequence TTGTGCCTTCACGACGGCAAGGGCAGGGCGGTGGGTGTGTTCGTCCATCACAATCTGGCCGAGGCGGTGGCAGCTGGCGCCGCCATGCATGCGCCGGCTAGAAACTGGGCCGGCCCGGTCGGGGAATTTCACGGCCTTACACAAGAGAACGCCGCCAGCAAAGACCCCACGCCCGGTTTGGCCGCTTGGCCCATGGAGCGGCTGCTCTTCGACGTCCTCAATTCCATTTACAACCCGGTGTTGGCCGTGGACAGCGCGGGCACGATTATTTTCTGCAATCCCGCCATGGCGGCGGTGGCTAACACCACGGTTGAGTATCTCACAGGGCAACGGGTGGAGAATTACGTGGCCAACACCCGCTTGCCGCGCATCATCATTACCGGACAGCGTGAGACGGTACGCCAGATCGTCATAGGTGGGCGCACCTACATTTCCAACCGCACGCCCATAAAAGACGGCGAAAGGGTCATCGGCGCACTGGCCATTTTGCAAGACATCTCCGAGCTGGCCGCAATTGCGGATAAGATGGAACGCACCAAAGACCTAACCAACGAACTTAACGCAATAATCGAATCTTCTTTTGACGGCATCTATGTAACGGACGGTCAGGGACGCACTCTAAGGGTAAACAAGGCCTACGAGCGCATCACCGGACTGCGGCGGGAAGAACTACTCGATCGCAACATGCACGATTTGGTGGAGGAGGGCTTTTACAACGAATCGGTCACCCTGCGGGTGCTGGAGACCCAGCGGGCCGAGTCGCTAATGCAGACCATACGCACCGGCAAGACGGTGATGGTCACCGGCACTCCCATCTGTGATACGCCCGGCAAGGTGTCGTTGGTGGTCACCAGCGTACGCGACGTCACCGAGTTGTACAACCTGCAAGTCAAACTGGAGCGCGAAGAAAAGCTGCGCACCAAGTATGAGAGTGAGCTGGAGCTTCTGCGCCGCAACACCGAGGAAGAAAACGACATAGTGGTGCAGTCGGGCAGAATGCGGGAGGTCTACGAGTTGGCTCTGCGTTTGGCCAACGTGGACACCACCGTCTTGGTGCAAGGCGAATCCGGAGTGGGCAAGGAGGTGTTCGCCGACATCATTCACCGCAACTCTCAAAGGTGTGACGGCCCCTTGGTCAAGATAAGCTGCGCGGCCATTCCGGCGCAGCTTTTGGAGTCCGAGTTGTTCGGTTATCAGGCCGCGGCTTTCACCGGGGCCAGCAAACAGGGCAAGGTGGGCATTTTCGAGGCGGCCAAGGGTGGCACCATTTTCCTGGATGAGATCGGTGAGCTGCCCTTGGGATTGCAGGCCAAGCTGTTGAGGGTCCTGCAGGCCAAGGAAGTGATCCGGGTGGGCAGCAGCGTGGCCATGCCGGTGGACGTGCGCATCGTCGCCGCCACCAACCGCGACCTCCAGGACATGGTGCGCAGGGGACGCTACCGCCAGGACCTTTTCTTCCGCCTAAACGTGGTGCCCGTGGTAATCCCGCCTCTGCGCCGCCGCAAGGATGGCATTCCCAAGCTGGTCTATCATTTCCTCGACCAGTTCAACCGACGCTATGGATTCAGCAAGCAGGTGGACCCCAAAGTGTTGCAGGCCCTTTACGACTACGATTGGCCGGGCAACGTTCGCGAGTTGATGAATACCATCGAGCGCATGGTGGTAACCACCCAGGGTGAAGTGATCGGCTGGGCGGACATGCCCGACTACCTTAAAAAGGCCGCCGAAGAGCCCAGCAAGGACCCCGAAGTATTGGAGGGGTCGTTGAAGGCCACCCTGGAAGCGCTTGAAAAGCAGATCCTGACCAGCGCCCTGCGCATCCACAAAAGCACCTACAAGGCCGCCCAGGCTCTGGGGGTGAACCAGTCGACTATTGTCCGCAAGATGAAACGCCTGGGGATTCGTCTCAAAGCCAAGTAG
- the pgsA gene encoding CDP-diacylglycerol--glycerol-3-phosphate 3-phosphatidyltransferase: MKKEQVFNLPNLITLLRVGSIPLLMGMLYLPDAGWHWVAAILFFVAGLSDLADGLLARRMKKVTVLGQFLDPLADKLLIASILVVLVAMGRAQAWAAVVIICREVAVTGLRALAATQGLAVPSDRWGKAKTALQMLAVLLLIMPEPIGSFDVQYWGTIALWLATLVSFVSGLRYFVRFNRLYIGQS; encoded by the coding sequence ATGAAGAAAGAGCAGGTGTTCAACCTGCCCAACTTAATAACCCTGCTGCGGGTGGGCTCCATACCCCTGCTTATGGGTATGCTCTATCTGCCCGATGCCGGGTGGCACTGGGTGGCCGCCATCCTGTTCTTCGTGGCCGGGCTCAGCGACCTGGCCGACGGCTTGTTGGCGCGGCGCATGAAAAAGGTGACCGTGCTGGGCCAGTTCCTGGACCCATTGGCCGACAAGCTGTTGATCGCCTCCATATTGGTGGTGCTGGTGGCCATGGGAAGGGCACAGGCCTGGGCCGCGGTGGTGATCATCTGCCGCGAGGTGGCGGTGACCGGCCTCAGGGCCTTGGCCGCCACCCAAGGGCTGGCCGTGCCCAGCGATCGTTGGGGCAAGGCCAAGACCGCCTTGCAGATGCTGGCGGTGCTGCTGCTCATCATGCCCGAGCCCATCGGATCGTTCGACGTGCAGTATTGGGGCACCATCGCCCTGTGGCTGGCCACCCTGGTCAGCTTTGTTTCCGGGCTCAGGTATTTTGTGCGTTTCAATCGCCTTTACATTGGGCAAAGCTAG
- a CDS encoding acetyl-CoA hydrolase/transferase family protein, translated as MDWQEVYRDKLVDADEAVSRISSGDRVVVGHACGSPETLLRAMVDNKERYHNVELVHMVSMGKADYCEIENSPHFFHNSLFVGGTTRQAVGGGWGVFTPCHFSQIPNLFTQGILPVDVTLCMLSPPDEHGYCSFGVSVDYTKPAAESSRLVIAEISHHMPRTLGDSFIHIKDIDCIVATDAELISLPQAKITPTDEAIGGNCADLIRDGDCLQLGIGAVPDSILGFLRDKKDLGIHTEMFSDGVVDLVNSGNVTCARKNLHKNKMVATFFMGTEKLYKFLHNNPMVAMFSVDYTNDPRVVAQNDNMVSVNSALQVDFAGQVVSDSIGFRQYSGPGGQADFVRGASWSRGGRSILAFHSTAARGAISRIVPAIDQGASVTTLRTDVHYIVTEYGVADLRGKSVSERAKSLIGIAHPDFRSDLRREFENIYLKDNPLLRPMSEERRKAFWPHEMDGAYLQQLLG; from the coding sequence ATGGATTGGCAAGAGGTATATAGGGACAAACTGGTCGATGCCGATGAAGCGGTCAGCCGGATCTCCTCGGGGGACCGGGTGGTGGTGGGCCATGCCTGCGGCTCGCCGGAGACCTTGCTTCGAGCGATGGTGGACAACAAGGAGCGCTATCACAACGTAGAGTTGGTCCACATGGTCTCCATGGGCAAGGCCGACTATTGCGAGATTGAAAACAGCCCGCACTTTTTCCATAACTCGCTGTTCGTGGGCGGTACCACCCGCCAGGCGGTGGGCGGCGGCTGGGGGGTTTTCACCCCCTGCCACTTCAGCCAGATTCCAAATTTGTTCACCCAGGGCATCTTGCCGGTGGACGTGACCCTGTGCATGCTTTCCCCGCCCGACGAGCATGGCTACTGCTCCTTCGGGGTGTCGGTGGACTACACCAAGCCGGCGGCGGAGAGTTCGCGCCTGGTCATCGCCGAGATCAGCCACCACATGCCCCGCACCTTGGGGGACTCCTTCATTCACATCAAGGATATTGACTGCATCGTGGCCACGGACGCGGAGCTGATTTCTCTGCCCCAAGCCAAGATAACCCCCACCGACGAAGCCATCGGAGGCAACTGCGCCGACTTGATCCGCGACGGCGACTGCCTGCAACTGGGCATCGGGGCGGTGCCCGACTCCATCTTGGGTTTCTTGAGAGACAAGAAGGATCTAGGTATCCACACCGAGATGTTCTCCGACGGCGTGGTGGATCTGGTGAATTCGGGCAACGTTACCTGCGCCCGCAAGAACCTGCACAAGAACAAGATGGTGGCCACCTTTTTCATGGGCACCGAAAAGCTCTACAAGTTCCTGCACAACAACCCCATGGTGGCCATGTTCTCGGTGGACTACACCAACGACCCCCGGGTAGTGGCCCAGAACGACAACATGGTATCGGTGAACTCCGCCCTGCAGGTGGATTTTGCCGGGCAGGTCGTTTCCGACAGCATAGGCTTCCGCCAATACAGCGGGCCGGGGGGGCAGGCCGACTTCGTGCGCGGCGCCAGCTGGTCCCGGGGCGGCCGTTCCATCCTGGCCTTCCACTCCACCGCGGCCAGGGGGGCCATCTCCCGCATAGTGCCAGCCATCGACCAGGGGGCCTCAGTAACCACCCTACGCACTGACGTGCATTACATCGTCACCGAGTATGGCGTCGCCGACTTAAGGGGCAAGTCGGTATCCGAGCGGGCCAAGAGCCTCATCGGCATAGCCCATCCTGATTTTCGCTCCGACCTGCGGCGCGAGTTTGAAAATATTTACCTGAAGGACAACCCGCTGCTCAGGCCCATGTCCGAAGAGCGGCGCAAAGCATTCTGGCCTCACGAAATGGATGGAGCTTATCTGCAACAGTTGCTTGGATGA
- the fsa gene encoding fructose-6-phosphate aldolase, translating to MKIFIDTADLAEIKEAMSLGILDGVTTNPSLVAKTGKPFEACIKDILQVVPGDVSVEVVGTDHATMVAEGKKYAAWGDNVVVKVPIIQEGLKAIKSLSQEGIKVNVTLCFSPLQALLAAKAGASYISPFVGRLDDIGSDGMDLIQQVVDIYGNYGYDTEVLVASIRNPMHVVNAALMGADVCTIPFKVIGQLLKHPLTDKGLAAFLADWEKANKG from the coding sequence ATGAAAATTTTTATCGACACCGCCGACCTGGCCGAAATCAAGGAGGCCATGAGCCTGGGCATCCTGGACGGGGTTACCACCAATCCCTCCCTGGTGGCCAAGACCGGCAAGCCCTTTGAGGCCTGCATCAAGGACATCCTGCAGGTGGTGCCCGGCGACGTTAGCGTGGAAGTAGTGGGCACCGACCACGCCACCATGGTGGCCGAGGGCAAGAAGTACGCCGCCTGGGGCGACAACGTGGTGGTCAAGGTGCCCATCATCCAAGAGGGCCTGAAGGCCATCAAGAGCCTCAGCCAGGAGGGCATCAAGGTCAACGTGACCCTGTGCTTCAGCCCCTTGCAGGCCCTGCTGGCCGCCAAGGCCGGCGCCTCCTACATCAGCCCCTTCGTGGGCCGCCTGGATGACATCGGCAGCGACGGCATGGATCTGATCCAGCAGGTGGTGGACATCTACGGCAACTACGGCTACGACACCGAGGTGCTGGTGGCCAGCATCCGCAACCCCATGCACGTGGTAAACGCCGCCCTGATGGGCGCCGACGTGTGCACCATTCCCTTCAAGGTCATCGGCCAACTGCTCAAGCATCCCCTGACCGACAAGGGCCTGGCCGCCTTTTTGGCCGACTGGGAAAAAGCCAACAAGGGATAG
- a CDS encoding 4-hydroxyphenylacetate 3-hydroxylase family protein — MPMMTGQQYEDSLRKLNLKVYMFGERVENVVDNPIIRPSMEAVKLTYDLAQDPQYEDLMTATSHLSGEKINRFTHIHQSTDDLVKKTKMGRLLGSLTGCCFQRCVGMDAVNALSIVTYDIDQKFGTEYNKRFLTYLQYVQENDFTCDGAMTDPKGDRSLPPSKQPDPDAFMHVVEERDDGIVVSGAKAHQTGAVNSHEIIIMPTISMREEDKDWAISFALPADAEGITYIMGRQSCDTRKLEEGTMDRGNGIYGGHESLVVFDNVFVPWDRVFMFKEWEFAGRLVEHFASYHRQSYACKAGVGDVLIGAAQTAAQYNGVAKASHVKDKLIEMNHLNETLFCGSVACAAQGGKEPSGTYLVDTLLANVCKQNVTRFPYEIARLAQDIAGGLMVTMPSEADLRSPEVGKWVNKYFKANPEVSTENRMRILRLIENLTLGTAAVGYLTESMHGAGSPQAQRIMIARQVNMAQKQKVAKKLAGIEEEQA; from the coding sequence ATGCCAATGATGACCGGCCAACAGTACGAAGACAGCCTGCGCAAGCTCAATTTAAAAGTGTACATGTTCGGCGAAAGAGTAGAGAACGTCGTCGACAACCCTATCATCCGCCCCTCGATGGAAGCAGTTAAGCTGACCTACGACCTGGCTCAAGATCCACAGTACGAAGACTTGATGACCGCCACTTCCCACCTGAGCGGCGAAAAGATCAACCGGTTCACCCATATTCACCAAAGCACCGACGACTTGGTGAAAAAGACCAAGATGGGCCGTCTGCTGGGTTCCCTGACCGGCTGCTGCTTCCAGCGCTGCGTTGGTATGGACGCCGTCAACGCCCTGTCCATCGTCACTTATGACATCGACCAAAAATTCGGCACGGAATACAACAAGAGATTTCTGACCTATCTGCAATATGTGCAGGAAAACGACTTCACCTGCGACGGGGCCATGACCGACCCCAAGGGCGACCGCTCCCTGCCCCCCAGCAAGCAGCCGGACCCCGACGCCTTCATGCATGTGGTGGAAGAGCGCGACGACGGCATAGTGGTGAGCGGGGCCAAGGCCCACCAAACCGGCGCCGTTAACTCTCACGAAATCATCATCATGCCCACCATCAGCATGCGCGAGGAAGACAAGGACTGGGCCATATCCTTTGCCCTGCCCGCCGATGCCGAGGGCATCACCTACATCATGGGCCGCCAAAGCTGCGACACCCGCAAGCTGGAAGAGGGCACCATGGACCGGGGCAACGGGATTTACGGCGGCCACGAGTCCCTCGTGGTTTTCGACAACGTGTTCGTGCCCTGGGACCGGGTGTTCATGTTCAAGGAGTGGGAGTTCGCCGGGCGCCTGGTGGAGCATTTCGCTTCTTACCACCGCCAAAGCTACGCCTGCAAGGCGGGCGTGGGCGACGTGTTGATCGGCGCGGCCCAAACTGCGGCCCAATACAACGGCGTGGCCAAGGCTTCGCACGTCAAGGACAAGCTCATCGAGATGAACCATCTCAACGAGACCTTGTTCTGCGGTTCCGTAGCCTGCGCGGCCCAGGGCGGCAAGGAGCCCAGCGGGACCTATCTAGTGGACACCCTGTTGGCCAACGTATGCAAGCAGAACGTGACCCGCTTCCCCTATGAGATCGCCCGCCTGGCCCAGGACATCGCCGGCGGCCTTATGGTGACCATGCCTTCGGAGGCCGACCTGCGCTCGCCCGAAGTTGGCAAGTGGGTGAACAAGTACTTCAAGGCCAACCCCGAGGTCTCCACCGAAAACCGCATGCGCATCCTGCGACTTATCGAAAACCTCACCCTGGGCACCGCCGCGGTCGGCTACCTAACCGAGTCCATGCACGGCGCGGGCTCTCCCCAGGCCCAGCGCATCATGATCGCCCGCCAGGTGAACATGGCCCAAAAGCAGAAGGTGGCCAAGAAGCTGGCCGGCATCGAGGAGGAGCAGGCGTAG